The proteins below come from a single Melospiza georgiana isolate bMelGeo1 chromosome 4, bMelGeo1.pri, whole genome shotgun sequence genomic window:
- the RRP7A gene encoding ribosomal RNA-processing protein 7 homolog A has protein sequence MAAATGRAAGAVPAGYTALAVKFAERQRSHHCLLVKEHQVREGADTAHPPRRTLFVLNVPPYCGPDSLSRLFSRCGHVQSVDICDKPGPGEKKDKLASKFFDHKTLKGFQVAYVVFRKPAAVQAAKALSQEGPLLISTESHPVKTGISKWIASYEAAIVDPKELKAEVDAYMQDYDKKVAEEEAKAALEEGVPDEEGWVKVTRKGRKPGLPRTEAANLRVLEREKQKRARKELLNFYAWQHRETKREHIAQLRKKFEEDKQRIALMRAQRKFRPY, from the exons ATGGCGGCCGCCACGGGGCGTGCGGCGGGAGCGGTGCCGGCGGGATACACGG CTCTGGCGGTGAAGTTCGCGGAGCGGCAGCGCTCGCACCACTGCCTGTTGGTGAAGGAGCACCAGGTGCGGGAAGGGGCCGACACCGCGCACCCGCCTCGCCGCACCCTCTTCGTTCTCAACGTGCCCCCGTACTGCGGCCCG GACTCTTTGTCTAGGCTGTTCTCCCGCTGCGGGCATGTGCAGTCTGTGGACATCTGTGACAAGCCAGGgccaggagagaaaaaagataaaCTGGCATCGAAATTCTTTGACCACAAAACTCTAAAG ggaTTTCAAGTAGCATATGTGGTGTTCAGGAAACCAGCAGCTGTCCAGGCAGCCAAGGCTCTATCACAGGAAGGTCCCTTGCTAATATCAACAGAGAGCCACCCTGTGAAAACCGGCATTAGCA AGTGGATCGCCAGCTACGAGGCCGCCATCGTGGATCCGAAGGAGCTGAAGGCTGAGGTGGATGCCTACATGCAAGACTATGATAAAAAGGTGGCAGAG GAAGAAGCCAAAGCAGCCCTGGAGGAGGGTGTCCCGGATGAGGAGGGCTGGGTGAAGGTGACGCGGAAGGGCCGGAAGCCCGGCCTGCCCCGGACAGAGGCTGCCAACCTGCGCGTGCTGGAGAGGGAGAAGCAGAAGAGGGCCCGCAAAGAACTGCTCAACTTCTACGCCTGGCAGCATCGCGAGACCAAGAGAGAGC ACATTGCCCAGTTGAGGAAGAAATTTGAGGAGGACAAGCAGAGGATTGCACTGATGCGAGCCCAGCGCAAGTTTCGGCCGTACTAG
- the POLDIP3 gene encoding polymerase delta-interacting protein 3 isoform X2, producing MADLSLDELIRKRGVTVKGRLNTRPVFGGVRSRIGIQQNLLNRSSPAVSFQQTFDARQKIGLTDARHKLGVKDAREKLLQKDARFKIKGKVQDAREMLNSRKQQSVAAEKVTKVVDAREKISLKRSTPAAISPAMGTVNPAVKITKTIQKAPVPGHSHPAGMRINVVNNHTHKQGLYDTEDDEESVSPLPSKQMKITTTNSFLHNSTGLSSNKFSLSKTVPLTKVVQNDTYTAPPATAPPMRTKALANMSRTLVTKEVPPKEPAPVELAFSPLEGTKMTVNNLHPRVTEEDIVELFCVCGALKRARLVHPGVAEVVFVKKEDAITAYKKYNNRCLDGQPMKCNLHMNGNVITSDQPILLRLSDTPSVKKEGEPRRSSASASSNPPAEVDPETILKALFKSSGVSASVQPTEFKIKL from the exons ATGGCGGACCTGTCTCTGGACGAGCTCATACGGAAACGCGGTGTGACGGTGAAGGGGAG acTTAACACAAGGCCAGTGTTTGGAGGTGTAAGATCTCGCATTGGGATCCAGCAAAATCTTCTGAATAGATCATCACCAGCTGTGAGCTTCCAGCAGACTTTTGATGCCCGACAGAAGATAGGACTCACTGATGCCAGGCACAAACTGGGGGTGAAGGATGCCCGAGAAAAACTGCTTCAAAAGGACGCTCGCTTCAAAATCAAAGGGAAGGTGCAGGATGCTCGCGAGATGTTGAATTCCCGCAAGCAGCAAAGTGTGGCTGCTGAAAAGGTGACCAAAGTGGTGGATGCCAGAGAGAAGATCAGCTTAAAAAGGAGCACTCCAGCTGCTATCAGCCCAGCTATGGGGACAGTAAATCCAGCTGTGAAAATCACCAAAACTATTCAA AAGGCTCCAGTTCCTGGACACTCTCATCCAGCAGGAATGAGGATCAATGTGGTGAACAACCATACTCATAAACAG GGTCTGTATGACACAGAAGATGATGAGGAAAGTGTCTCTCCCCTTCCTAGCAAACAGATGAAAATCACCACCACAAACAGTTTCCTGCACAACTCG aCTGGTCTGAGCAGCAATAAATTCTCTCTGTCCAAGACTGTTCCCCTGACTAAAGTGGTCCAGAACGACACATACACAGCTCCACCTGCAACTGCCCCTCCTATGCGGACAAAGGCCTTGGCAAACATGTCCCGGACCTTAGTGACAAAGGAAGTGCCTCCAAAAGAGCCAGCACCTGTTGAG CTGGCGTTCAGTCCTTTGGAAGGCACAAAGATGACCGTAAATAATCTGCATCCTCGAGTCACAGAAGAAGATATTGTT GAGTTATTCTGTGTGTGTGGCGCCCTGAAGCGAGCCCGGCTGGTGCACCCTGGTGTGGCTGAGGTAGTATTTGTGAAGAAAGAAGATGCTATCACAGCATATAAGAAATACAACAACAGGTGTTTAGATG GTCAACCAATGAAATGCAATCTTCATATGAATGGGAATGTCATCACCTCAGACCAGCCTATATTGCT CCGACTGAGTGATACCCCTTCAGTGAAGAAGGAAGGGGAACCACGCCGGTCAAGTGCAAGCGCCTCCTCAAATCCCCCAGCTGAAGTGGACCCTGAAACTATCTTGAAGGCACTCTTCAAATCCTCAGGGGTCTCTGCCTCTGTGCAGCCCACAGAATTCAAAATTAAACTCTGA
- the SERHL2 gene encoding serine hydrolase-like protein 2 gives MFSELKFPVPWGHVAAKAWGPSEGHPVLCLHGWLDNANTFDKLIPLLPRGCYYVAMDFSGHGLSSHRPAGCPYHFLDYVTDVRRVAAALQWRRFTLMGHSMGGAVAGMFCFLYPEMVDKLILLESLGFLLAPEDTEAWLKSKRRVIDRLLSLEAKQQTPKARSPEAALQRLLEANSHLTAEGGAILLQRGATETPAGLVYNRDMRARTQSREFFTVEQCVKLLQKIQDRVLIIISQDGLLVPHNLPSRNHFVKALQEAFESNLKEHIQLAEVPGSHFVHLNEPEVVSGIISNFLTAQNTRARL, from the exons ATGTTCTCAGAGTTGAagttccctgtgccctggggacatgtGGCAGCCAAGGCCTGGGGACCCTCAGAGGGACAccctgtgctgtgtttgcatGGCTGGTTGGACAATGCCAACACCTTTGACAAGCTCATTCCACTGCTCCCCAGAG GTTGTTATTATGTGGCAATGGATTTTTCTGGCCATGGTTTGTCCTCCCACCGACCTGCAGGCTGCCCCTACCATTTCCTAGATTATGTGACCGATGTGCGCCGGGTGGCAGCAG CCTTGCAGTGGAGACGGTTCACCCTGATGGGTCACAGTATGG gtggggctgtggcaggaatG TTCTGTTTCCTTTATCCTGAGATGGTGGACAAGCTGATCCTGCTGGAAAGTCTTGGCTTTCTTCTAGCTCCAGAG GACACTGAGGCATGGCTGAAATCAAAGAGGAGGGTGATTGACAGACTGCTGAGTCTGGAGGCAAAGCAGCAAACTCCCAAAGCACGGAGCCCTGAAGCAGCATTGCAGAG GCTTTTAGAAGCAAACAGCCATCTGACAGCAGAGGGTGGGGCAATCCTGCTGCAGCGAGGAGCAACTGAGACACCCGCTG ggcTGGTGTATAACAGAGACATGAGAGCCCGTACG CAGAGTCGAGAGTTCTTCACGGTGGAGCAGTGTGTGAAGCTCCTGCAGAAGATCCAGGACCGTGTTCTCATCATTAT ATCACAAGATGGACTCTTGGTACCACACAACCTACCGAGCAGAAATCACTTTGTGAAAGCCCTGCAGGAGGCATTCGAGTCTAACCTCAAAGAG CACATCCAGCTAGCAGAAGTGCCTGGGAGTCATTTTGTGCACCTGAATGAGCCCGAGGTGGTATCTGGGATCATCAGCAACTTCCTGACAGCACAGAACACCAGGGCCAGACTCTAG
- the POLDIP3 gene encoding polymerase delta-interacting protein 3 isoform X1, translating into MADLSLDELIRKRGVTVKGRLNTRPVFGGVRSRIGIQQNLLNRSSPAVSFQQTFDARQKIGLTDARHKLGVKDAREKLLQKDARFKIKGKVQDAREMLNSRKQQSVAAEKVTKVVDAREKISLKRSTPAAISPAMGTVNPAVKITKTIQQKAPVPGHSHPAGMRINVVNNHTHKQGLYDTEDDEESVSPLPSKQMKITTTNSFLHNSTGLSSNKFSLSKTVPLTKVVQNDTYTAPPATAPPMRTKALANMSRTLVTKEVPPKEPAPVELAFSPLEGTKMTVNNLHPRVTEEDIVELFCVCGALKRARLVHPGVAEVVFVKKEDAITAYKKYNNRCLDGQPMKCNLHMNGNVITSDQPILLRLSDTPSVKKEGEPRRSSASASSNPPAEVDPETILKALFKSSGVSASVQPTEFKIKL; encoded by the exons ATGGCGGACCTGTCTCTGGACGAGCTCATACGGAAACGCGGTGTGACGGTGAAGGGGAG acTTAACACAAGGCCAGTGTTTGGAGGTGTAAGATCTCGCATTGGGATCCAGCAAAATCTTCTGAATAGATCATCACCAGCTGTGAGCTTCCAGCAGACTTTTGATGCCCGACAGAAGATAGGACTCACTGATGCCAGGCACAAACTGGGGGTGAAGGATGCCCGAGAAAAACTGCTTCAAAAGGACGCTCGCTTCAAAATCAAAGGGAAGGTGCAGGATGCTCGCGAGATGTTGAATTCCCGCAAGCAGCAAAGTGTGGCTGCTGAAAAGGTGACCAAAGTGGTGGATGCCAGAGAGAAGATCAGCTTAAAAAGGAGCACTCCAGCTGCTATCAGCCCAGCTATGGGGACAGTAAATCCAGCTGTGAAAATCACCAAAACTATTCAA CAGAAGGCTCCAGTTCCTGGACACTCTCATCCAGCAGGAATGAGGATCAATGTGGTGAACAACCATACTCATAAACAG GGTCTGTATGACACAGAAGATGATGAGGAAAGTGTCTCTCCCCTTCCTAGCAAACAGATGAAAATCACCACCACAAACAGTTTCCTGCACAACTCG aCTGGTCTGAGCAGCAATAAATTCTCTCTGTCCAAGACTGTTCCCCTGACTAAAGTGGTCCAGAACGACACATACACAGCTCCACCTGCAACTGCCCCTCCTATGCGGACAAAGGCCTTGGCAAACATGTCCCGGACCTTAGTGACAAAGGAAGTGCCTCCAAAAGAGCCAGCACCTGTTGAG CTGGCGTTCAGTCCTTTGGAAGGCACAAAGATGACCGTAAATAATCTGCATCCTCGAGTCACAGAAGAAGATATTGTT GAGTTATTCTGTGTGTGTGGCGCCCTGAAGCGAGCCCGGCTGGTGCACCCTGGTGTGGCTGAGGTAGTATTTGTGAAGAAAGAAGATGCTATCACAGCATATAAGAAATACAACAACAGGTGTTTAGATG GTCAACCAATGAAATGCAATCTTCATATGAATGGGAATGTCATCACCTCAGACCAGCCTATATTGCT CCGACTGAGTGATACCCCTTCAGTGAAGAAGGAAGGGGAACCACGCCGGTCAAGTGCAAGCGCCTCCTCAAATCCCCCAGCTGAAGTGGACCCTGAAACTATCTTGAAGGCACTCTTCAAATCCTCAGGGGTCTCTGCCTCTGTGCAGCCCACAGAATTCAAAATTAAACTCTGA